From a single Paenibacillus sp. FSL W8-0426 genomic region:
- a CDS encoding ABC transporter substrate-binding protein produces MGKFKTLLSFLMVAVLCLLAACGSSGTSDGGGEGASGGAKTYNGIDVSKFVKISYVVLGDKPKNDQFDKVLAEVNKLMKEKINAELEWKWVEWADWQTKYNLLLASGEPVDLITIGTDWLDTWANAQRGAFMNLDELLPTYAPITWKEVTEDHWNESKYNGNIVLIPEDQYTQWVNHGFFYRGDWAKEAGLTEPIKNWEEIGQYLQYIKDNKPDVIPWDMASGAMTWGGYVQSYTDNLELPISTGYMPVFTAKSDAEKYTVAEPVFDDTFLNYAKLMKDWADRGFWREDALNNKNNNRDALKAGLSGLDQHHTQTFSGLRVDMDKAQPGSELQMFPFNRTRGTNLMELSITHGGTSVGSHSKNPERALMAYDLIRNDEQIYHLINYGIEGVQYEIKDGKRTRPEGYDETRDNFYSDFWGGRVDKFEIPSDTTWDQIDTLYDEYDKIKIAYPYGQFVFDKTPVESELTAISQVAGELGPAINFGKVTDPEQAVNEFREKLKLAGYDKVKAELQKQLDAYKEKMAK; encoded by the coding sequence ATGGGTAAATTCAAAACGTTATTATCCTTCCTCATGGTTGCGGTGCTTTGCCTTCTGGCCGCGTGCGGAAGCAGCGGAACAAGCGACGGCGGGGGCGAGGGGGCTTCAGGTGGAGCCAAAACGTATAACGGGATCGATGTCTCCAAATTTGTGAAGATCAGTTATGTCGTTTTGGGCGATAAGCCGAAGAACGATCAGTTCGACAAGGTGCTCGCCGAAGTCAACAAACTCATGAAAGAGAAGATCAACGCCGAGCTGGAGTGGAAATGGGTGGAGTGGGCAGACTGGCAAACCAAATACAATCTGCTGCTCGCATCCGGCGAACCGGTTGACCTGATTACGATCGGCACAGACTGGCTGGATACATGGGCCAACGCGCAGCGCGGAGCCTTCATGAACCTGGACGAACTGCTGCCGACCTATGCGCCGATCACATGGAAAGAAGTAACTGAAGACCATTGGAACGAAAGCAAATATAACGGCAATATCGTGCTGATTCCGGAAGACCAGTACACGCAATGGGTTAACCATGGCTTTTTCTATCGCGGAGACTGGGCGAAGGAAGCAGGGTTGACGGAACCGATCAAAAACTGGGAAGAAATCGGCCAGTATCTGCAATACATCAAAGACAACAAACCTGATGTCATCCCTTGGGATATGGCTTCCGGCGCAATGACATGGGGCGGTTATGTCCAATCCTACACGGATAATCTGGAGCTTCCGATCTCGACGGGTTACATGCCGGTATTTACGGCCAAATCGGATGCCGAGAAATACACGGTAGCCGAGCCGGTATTCGACGATACGTTCCTGAATTATGCCAAACTGATGAAAGATTGGGCAGATCGCGGCTTCTGGCGCGAAGACGCGCTCAACAACAAAAACAACAACCGCGATGCGCTAAAAGCAGGGCTGTCCGGACTAGACCAGCATCATACCCAAACCTTCTCCGGCCTGCGCGTAGACATGGATAAAGCACAACCGGGTTCCGAGCTGCAAATGTTCCCCTTCAACCGTACGCGCGGCACCAACCTGATGGAGCTGTCGATCACCCATGGCGGTACGTCGGTCGGTTCCCACAGCAAAAATCCGGAACGAGCGCTGATGGCGTATGACCTTATTCGCAACGATGAGCAAATCTATCACCTGATCAACTACGGCATCGAAGGCGTGCAATATGAAATCAAGGACGGAAAACGAACTCGGCCGGAAGGCTATGACGAGACCCGCGACAATTTCTACTCCGACTTCTGGGGAGGACGGGTCGACAAATTCGAGATTCCAAGCGATACGACTTGGGATCAAATCGATACATTATACGACGAATACGACAAAATCAAAATTGCGTATCCGTATGGACAATTCGTATTTGACAAAACGCCGGTGGAAAGCGAATTGACGGCGATTTCACAGGTTGCAGGCGAGCTTGGACCGGCGATCAACTTCGGTAAAGTCACCGACCCCGAGCAGGCCGTGAACGAATTCCGCGAAAAGCTGAAGCTGGCGGGGTATGACAAGGTCAAAGCCGAGCTGCAAAAACAACTGGATGCCTACAAGGAAAAAATGGCGAAATAA
- a CDS encoding ferritin, with protein sequence MSKELTDTLIEQMNFEFYSAHVYMAMAAYCSGESLDGFANFFLVQAEEERFHGMKIYKFLNDRGHRATFAALPEPKNEYASMLDVFEHGYAHEQQNTKRFYHLADLALNEREHATMYFLKWFIDEQVEEEALFDNIIQKLRRIEKDSNAFYMLDAEFAQRSFTAPAE encoded by the coding sequence ATGAGCAAAGAGTTGACGGATACTTTGATTGAGCAGATGAACTTTGAGTTTTATTCGGCCCATGTGTACATGGCGATGGCGGCTTATTGTTCCGGCGAAAGCCTGGACGGGTTTGCTAACTTTTTCCTCGTGCAAGCAGAGGAAGAACGTTTCCATGGCATGAAAATCTATAAATTCCTGAACGATCGCGGGCATCGTGCCACGTTTGCCGCACTGCCCGAACCGAAAAACGAGTATGCTTCCATGCTCGACGTGTTCGAACACGGTTATGCGCATGAGCAGCAAAATACGAAAAGATTTTACCACCTTGCCGATCTGGCGCTGAACGAGCGCGAGCATGCCACGATGTATTTCCTGAAATGGTTCATCGATGAGCAGGTGGAGGAAGAGGCATTGTTCGACAACATCATTCAAAAACTGCGCCGCATCGAAAAAGACAGCAACGCATTTTACATGCTCGACGCGGAGTTTGCGCAGCGTTCGTTCACTGCGCCTGCCGAGTAA
- a CDS encoding polysaccharide deacetylase family protein — MQQIRKSLMITLAIILMIPLLLPQSVSAKAASSTKQAKTGAKVIYLTFDDGPTAHTGQLLDILDKYKAKATFFMLGPEMEKFPKATKRIVADGHGLGLHGVTHVPGKFYLSAYSGLKEMQQANNSLNKVAGVKTTLIRTPYGSKPYLKSTYRDVLLGQGGFHLWDWNVDSEDWKYKKDHQKVYNSVMKQIHTVQKSGRTPVVLMHDQEATLKVLPMVLKSLKAEGYKFEILTKQVEPVNFWNDKR; from the coding sequence ATGCAACAAATCCGCAAATCTTTGATGATCACACTCGCTATTATACTGATGATTCCATTGCTTCTGCCGCAGTCGGTTTCGGCCAAAGCCGCATCCAGCACCAAGCAAGCGAAGACCGGTGCCAAAGTCATCTATCTGACATTCGATGATGGACCGACGGCTCATACAGGCCAATTGCTGGACATTCTGGACAAATACAAGGCAAAAGCAACCTTTTTCATGCTTGGACCTGAGATGGAGAAATTCCCTAAAGCAACCAAACGCATCGTTGCGGACGGACACGGATTGGGACTTCACGGCGTGACACATGTTCCTGGCAAGTTCTACCTTTCCGCCTACAGCGGTCTGAAAGAAATGCAGCAGGCGAACAACAGCCTGAATAAAGTGGCTGGCGTCAAAACAACTCTGATTCGAACGCCTTATGGCAGCAAACCTTATTTGAAATCGACTTATCGGGATGTATTGCTGGGTCAGGGCGGGTTCCATTTGTGGGACTGGAATGTGGACTCCGAAGACTGGAAATACAAAAAAGATCACCAAAAAGTGTATAACAGCGTCATGAAGCAAATTCATACCGTGCAAAAAAGCGGCAGAACGCCGGTTGTCCTGATGCATGATCAGGAAGCCACGTTGAAAGTGCTGCCGATGGTATTGAAATCGCTCAAGGCGGAAGGATACAAGTTCGAAATTTTAACCAAACAGGTAGAGCCGGTCAATTTCTGGAATGACAAACGTTAA
- a CDS encoding response regulator transcription factor, which produces MIRIVVAEDQRMMLGALSSLLNLEHDMQVVGQASNGQEALELVREHAPDICLMDIEMPVKSGLEAAEELKGMSCKVIILTTFARTGYFERALKGGVRGYLLKDSPIEELAESIRQVMNGRRIFAPDLVDEAYVEENPLTEREHAVLGLMADGKNTKEIAGHLFITTGTVRNYISIILGKLGASNRIEAITRSKEKGWFK; this is translated from the coding sequence ATGATACGAATCGTCGTCGCCGAGGACCAACGCATGATGCTTGGCGCCCTGTCCTCCCTGCTCAATCTTGAACATGACATGCAGGTCGTCGGACAAGCAAGCAATGGACAAGAAGCGCTCGAGCTTGTTCGCGAGCATGCTCCCGACATTTGCCTGATGGACATCGAAATGCCCGTGAAAAGCGGCCTTGAAGCTGCGGAGGAACTGAAAGGCATGAGCTGCAAGGTGATCATTCTGACCACGTTTGCCCGAACCGGTTATTTCGAACGCGCCCTGAAGGGCGGCGTGCGCGGATACCTGCTGAAGGACAGTCCGATCGAAGAACTTGCCGAATCGATCCGCCAGGTCATGAACGGCAGGCGCATTTTTGCCCCGGATCTGGTAGACGAAGCCTATGTTGAGGAAAACCCTTTAACCGAACGCGAGCATGCCGTACTCGGTTTGATGGCCGACGGCAAAAACACCAAGGAAATTGCGGGCCACTTGTTCATTACGACAGGCACGGTTCGCAACTATATCTCCATCATTCTGGGTAAGCTTGGTGCAAGCAATCGCATCGAAGCCATCACGCGCTCGAAGGAAAAAGGCTGGTTCAAATAA
- a CDS encoding sensor histidine kinase yields the protein MQKWTQLFYKNTGLNPYVWLVFFILPFYYISQYSELWTMITGIVMILVFFACYLLASITRGWQVYMWIGLLIAISITMTIVYDYAYFSLFLAFFIGSIKNRAGFISLYLIHLVTMFMTVNYAVINRSTLLLSQLPFVFISLVASILLPINMYNKNKREQLEDQLESANKRLDELVKMEERQRIARDLHDTLGQKLSLIGLKTDLAKRLLRINPDQAESELNDLRQTATTALKEVREMVTTMRGTQLVDELHRAEQILRAASITYVFEGNPKLQDTSQLNENVMGMCLKEAVTNVVKHSQATVCRIRLDETPSDNLLSVQDNGVGIEQTMSKDRRGTGILGMKERLEFVNGCLDIQSGADQDGTTLVIRVPKLTRKPMKEEET from the coding sequence ATTCAGAAGTGGACGCAGCTTTTTTATAAAAACACCGGCTTGAACCCGTACGTCTGGCTTGTCTTTTTTATCCTACCCTTCTATTATATATCGCAATATTCCGAGCTATGGACGATGATTACGGGCATTGTGATGATTCTGGTTTTCTTTGCCTGTTATCTGCTGGCCTCCATCACTCGGGGATGGCAGGTTTACATGTGGATCGGACTGCTGATTGCCATCTCCATCACGATGACCATTGTTTACGATTATGCGTATTTCTCGCTGTTTCTGGCCTTTTTTATCGGATCGATCAAAAACAGGGCCGGCTTTATTTCCCTCTATTTGATTCATCTCGTGACCATGTTCATGACGGTGAACTATGCGGTTATCAACCGCAGCACTCTGCTGCTCAGCCAGCTGCCGTTCGTCTTTATCAGTCTCGTGGCCTCCATCCTGCTGCCCATCAACATGTATAACAAAAACAAGCGCGAACAGCTCGAAGATCAACTGGAGAGCGCCAATAAACGGCTGGATGAGCTGGTGAAAATGGAAGAGCGGCAGCGCATCGCGAGGGATCTGCACGACACGCTTGGTCAAAAGCTGTCCCTGATCGGCCTGAAAACCGATCTGGCCAAACGACTGCTGCGCATCAATCCCGATCAGGCCGAATCGGAGCTGAACGACCTGAGACAAACCGCGACGACCGCACTCAAGGAAGTGCGCGAGATGGTTACCACGATGCGGGGCACACAGCTGGTCGATGAGCTGCATCGTGCCGAACAAATATTGAGAGCCGCTTCGATCACGTATGTGTTTGAAGGGAATCCCAAATTGCAGGATACGTCTCAACTCAACGAAAACGTCATGGGCATGTGCCTCAAAGAGGCCGTAACCAATGTCGTCAAACATAGCCAGGCCACCGTTTGCCGCATCCGGCTTGACGAAACGCCGTCGGATAACCTGCTCAGCGTGCAGGACAATGGTGTCGGCATCGAACAAACCATGAGCAAGGACCGCAGAGGCACGGGCATTCTCGGCATGAAGGAACGGCTTGAATTCGTCAACGGCTGCCTGGATATTCAATCCGGTGCGGATCAGGACGGGACCACACTCGTGATCCGCGTCCCGAAACTGACGCGCAAACCGATGAAGGAGGAAGAAACATGA
- a CDS encoding fatty acid desaturase, producing MNRTKELALKKEVIPFEKHDMHLSIRQLFNTLLPLFLLWAAAYFSLSVSYWLTLPIAIVASGFVLRTFIIFHDCCHGSFFKNKRANDWLGTITGVLTHVPYQQWKATHAIHHATSSNLDKRGIGDIWVMTTQEYREASPWLRLRYRLYRNPLIMFGLGPFYVFLLSYRFNRKGARRKERMNTYLTNVLIVALYALMCWAVGWQAFVLVQAPIFFFSGFFGIWLFYVQHQFEDTYFEHEDEWSYVKAAVEGSSYYKLPRLLQWISGNIGFHHVHHLSPRVPNYYLEDAHNATPPLQQATTITLRTSLAALRFRLWDEDSKRFMTFADLKRNNRALPARSTSTIRVTTQASLTEKS from the coding sequence ATGAACAGAACCAAAGAACTTGCATTGAAAAAAGAAGTCATTCCGTTTGAAAAACATGATATGCATCTAAGCATTCGCCAATTGTTCAATACATTGCTTCCACTTTTTCTATTATGGGCGGCGGCCTACTTCAGCCTGTCCGTGTCCTACTGGCTGACGCTGCCGATCGCGATCGTCGCTTCCGGTTTCGTGCTGCGGACATTCATCATTTTCCATGATTGCTGCCACGGCTCCTTTTTCAAAAACAAACGCGCCAACGATTGGCTCGGAACGATCACCGGCGTATTAACCCATGTCCCTTACCAGCAGTGGAAAGCAACGCACGCCATCCATCATGCGACCAGCAGCAATCTGGACAAACGCGGCATCGGCGACATCTGGGTCATGACCACGCAGGAATATCGGGAGGCCTCCCCGTGGCTGCGGCTGCGTTACCGCCTTTATCGTAACCCGCTCATCATGTTTGGACTTGGTCCGTTCTATGTCTTTCTGCTGTCCTACCGGTTCAATCGCAAGGGGGCCCGCCGCAAAGAGCGGATGAACACGTATTTGACCAATGTGTTGATTGTGGCCTTGTACGCGCTGATGTGCTGGGCCGTCGGCTGGCAGGCTTTTGTGCTTGTCCAAGCTCCGATCTTTTTCTTTTCCGGTTTCTTCGGCATCTGGCTGTTTTACGTTCAGCATCAATTCGAAGATACGTACTTCGAGCATGAGGATGAATGGAGCTACGTGAAGGCCGCTGTTGAAGGAAGCTCATACTACAAGCTGCCGCGGTTGCTGCAGTGGATCAGCGGAAACATCGGATTTCACCACGTCCATCACCTGAGTCCGCGCGTCCCCAATTATTACCTGGAAGACGCGCATAATGCCACGCCGCCGCTGCAGCAAGCGACAACGATCACCCTGCGCACCAGCCTGGCCGCATTGCGCTTTCGTCTATGGGACGAGGACAGCAAACGTTTCATGACCTTTGCCGATCTAAAGCGAAACAACCGAGCTCTCCCGGCACGTTCCACTTCCACCATACGCGTAACCACGCAAGCGAGTCTGACAGAGAAATCCTAA
- a CDS encoding YitT family protein codes for MKKRITDIAYLMVGAFLFALAVNLFIIPNDLGEGGVTGITIILYYLFEWSPGLMNLILNGILLVVGYKFLDKTTTVYTIITVLFNSLFLHLTESWTIDSNELWINTIFAGVFAGLGIGLIVRVGGTTAGTVILARIANKYLDWSISYALLFFDLIVAFSSFFIIGAKGLMCTIVLLFVGTKMMEFIIEGLNPKKAVTIISTKQDNIARQVIEKMDRGVTVLSGHGYYTKNPKEILYIVISKQEVPMLKKIVRAEDTDAFITIHDVRDVFGEGFIELSKT; via the coding sequence ATGAAAAAACGAATAACGGATATCGCTTATCTGATGGTCGGTGCTTTCTTGTTTGCGCTGGCCGTAAACCTGTTCATTATCCCGAATGATTTGGGCGAAGGCGGCGTAACCGGAATTACCATCATTTTATATTACTTGTTCGAATGGTCGCCAGGGTTGATGAACCTGATTCTGAACGGCATTTTGCTCGTCGTTGGTTATAAGTTTCTGGACAAAACGACGACGGTGTATACGATTATTACCGTGCTGTTCAACTCGTTGTTTTTGCATCTCACGGAGAGCTGGACGATCGATTCCAACGAGCTGTGGATTAATACGATTTTTGCAGGGGTATTTGCCGGTCTCGGCATCGGATTGATCGTACGCGTGGGCGGCACGACGGCGGGAACGGTCATTCTGGCGCGAATCGCCAACAAATATTTGGACTGGAGCATCAGTTACGCATTGTTGTTTTTTGACCTGATCGTGGCGTTTTCGTCGTTCTTTATTATTGGGGCCAAAGGTTTGATGTGTACGATCGTTCTGCTGTTTGTCGGGACAAAAATGATGGAATTCATCATTGAAGGACTCAATCCGAAAAAGGCGGTAACGATCATTTCGACCAAACAGGACAATATCGCCCGTCAGGTCATCGAGAAAATGGACCGCGGGGTTACGGTGCTTTCCGGGCATGGGTATTACACGAAAAACCCCAAGGAAATTTTGTATATCGTCATCAGCAAACAGGAAGTGCCTATGTTGAAAAAGATCGTGCGGGCAGAGGATACGGATGCCTTCATTACGATCCATGACGTGCGCGACGTATTCGGGGAAGGCTTCATTGAGTTGTCGAAAACGTAA